A window from Ramlibacter pinisoli encodes these proteins:
- a CDS encoding DUF349 domain-containing protein: MTATSSKPSDTQALDEMTGGAFSAPTSGERAARLRDWLAGNPGGEQLQEVYRELSARDKGAARLVRARLDEIKRSKGQEAIAAEWAQKAEGLLGQPRVNIADAMAWQRDAAKAGAPLSREPLASLKTRLADRVKGIEDLQHRVQVQREAAVLLAQRIEVLSTKSWRDAQGAADALRADVPEWQSQADALVADSNWASVDPRFPPLLEASRGQLQAVWEAFQSALALAAAADADPAAPLPPVPVWADELRAARGVPVEAPAAKPARPKVDPEVRAKANETVGAALVKLEQELAQGHGKATSGAAAALRNALKEHGKLIEDKLENQAHALLASAGELEGWQRWRADQLRQELVAKAEGLFETVATVPAAALEQPVEPAAAPAPAPAEGQPEASAAAAEAGTAGDAPPEQAAAPAPAPAPAPALAPAPAPGQHVIRKPRFGGRKMQEQLRALREQWKQVDQGGPPNHALWRRFDEACNEAHKVVEAWLDKVKSEAAEHRAHRVALIDEVKAWAGANATAAGGDWKGFNRVIHQFENRWREAGHLSEKAFAELQPQWKQAIQAAEAPLAAAQKQSLERRHAMIDEAKVLGAAPQLRIDAVKSLQQRWQAEAQTVPLDRKQEQKLWDAFRKPIDDAFQRKTEDRERAASALSDRDRAVLEASKALEAANASGDAHRIRTAMAALDAALRGQAEAKAEQARVGGQSEPSAATAPAGDEAVEADPAAGADPATEGAEAAAPAAPPKPSPKPVVAMRGDDRPGMKKAEPAQAGRGGRFGDRRGGPGGGRAPDPFGRDADRGRGRFGDRAAEDRGPRLGDVAFRAQRDALDHAQQTLRKLAAQAHGEALTQLLAAWEQRSAEQVPSQSELGRAVAPAVRGSWVKSLQAAPAGEPGDALLRLEIAAEAPTPADQIAARRQMQLLLLTRRNDPTPAQTWGEDTARVLASPYDAGAARRLQNVLKVLLK, translated from the coding sequence GTGACCGCTACCAGCTCCAAACCTTCCGACACCCAGGCCCTCGACGAGATGACGGGCGGTGCCTTCTCCGCGCCCACCTCGGGCGAGCGCGCCGCGCGCCTGCGTGACTGGCTGGCGGGCAACCCGGGCGGCGAGCAGTTGCAGGAGGTCTACCGGGAACTGAGCGCCCGCGACAAGGGAGCCGCCCGCCTGGTGCGCGCGCGCCTGGACGAGATCAAGCGCAGCAAGGGCCAGGAGGCCATCGCCGCCGAGTGGGCGCAGAAGGCCGAGGGCCTGCTCGGACAGCCGCGCGTGAACATCGCCGACGCCATGGCCTGGCAGCGCGACGCCGCCAAGGCTGGCGCTCCGCTCAGCCGGGAGCCGCTGGCGTCGCTCAAGACGCGCCTGGCCGACCGCGTGAAGGGCATCGAGGACCTGCAGCATCGGGTCCAGGTGCAGCGCGAGGCCGCCGTCCTGCTGGCCCAGCGCATCGAGGTGCTGTCCACCAAGTCGTGGCGCGACGCCCAGGGGGCCGCCGACGCACTGCGGGCCGACGTGCCGGAATGGCAGTCGCAGGCCGACGCCCTGGTGGCCGATTCCAACTGGGCCAGCGTCGACCCCCGTTTCCCGCCCCTGCTGGAAGCCTCGCGCGGGCAGCTGCAGGCCGTGTGGGAGGCGTTCCAGAGCGCGCTCGCCCTGGCCGCCGCGGCCGACGCCGATCCGGCGGCGCCGCTGCCGCCGGTGCCCGTGTGGGCCGATGAACTGCGCGCCGCGCGCGGCGTGCCGGTTGAGGCGCCCGCCGCCAAGCCGGCGCGGCCCAAGGTCGACCCGGAGGTGCGCGCCAAGGCCAACGAGACGGTCGGCGCCGCGCTGGTCAAGCTCGAACAGGAACTGGCGCAGGGCCACGGCAAGGCGACTTCGGGCGCCGCTGCGGCGCTGCGCAATGCCCTGAAGGAACACGGCAAGCTGATCGAGGACAAGCTGGAGAACCAGGCCCATGCGCTGCTCGCCTCGGCGGGCGAGCTCGAGGGCTGGCAGCGCTGGCGTGCCGACCAGCTGCGCCAGGAACTGGTCGCCAAGGCCGAGGGCCTGTTCGAGACCGTCGCCACCGTCCCGGCGGCTGCGCTCGAGCAGCCGGTGGAGCCCGCTGCGGCCCCGGCTCCGGCCCCGGCCGAAGGCCAGCCCGAAGCAAGTGCGGCAGCGGCCGAAGCTGGCACCGCTGGCGACGCGCCGCCCGAGCAGGCCGCGGCGCCGGCACCCGCGCCCGCGCCGGCGCCGGCGCTCGCACCGGCACCCGCACCCGGCCAGCACGTGATCCGCAAGCCGCGCTTCGGCGGCCGCAAGATGCAGGAACAGCTGCGTGCCCTGCGCGAGCAGTGGAAGCAGGTCGACCAGGGCGGGCCGCCCAACCACGCCCTGTGGCGTCGCTTCGACGAGGCCTGCAACGAGGCGCACAAGGTGGTGGAGGCCTGGCTGGACAAGGTCAAGTCCGAGGCGGCCGAACACCGCGCGCACCGCGTGGCCCTGATCGACGAGGTCAAGGCCTGGGCCGGCGCCAATGCCACGGCCGCCGGCGGCGACTGGAAGGGCTTCAACCGCGTCATCCACCAGTTCGAGAACCGCTGGCGCGAGGCGGGCCACCTCAGCGAGAAGGCGTTCGCCGAGCTGCAGCCGCAGTGGAAGCAGGCGATCCAGGCCGCCGAGGCGCCGCTGGCAGCGGCGCAGAAGCAGAGCCTCGAGCGCCGCCACGCGATGATCGACGAGGCCAAGGTGCTGGGCGCCGCGCCGCAATTGCGCATCGATGCCGTCAAGTCGCTGCAGCAGCGCTGGCAGGCCGAGGCCCAGACGGTGCCGCTCGACCGCAAGCAGGAACAGAAGCTGTGGGACGCGTTCCGCAAGCCGATCGACGACGCCTTCCAGCGCAAGACGGAAGATCGCGAGCGTGCGGCCTCGGCCCTGAGCGATCGCGATCGCGCCGTGCTGGAAGCGTCCAAGGCGCTCGAGGCGGCCAACGCCAGCGGCGACGCTCATCGCATCCGCACCGCGATGGCGGCCCTCGATGCTGCGCTGCGCGGCCAGGCAGAAGCCAAGGCCGAGCAGGCACGCGTCGGTGGCCAGAGCGAGCCGTCTGCCGCCACGGCTCCCGCCGGCGACGAAGCGGTGGAGGCCGACCCGGCTGCCGGAGCCGATCCCGCCACCGAAGGCGCCGAGGCCGCGGCTCCTGCCGCACCGCCGAAGCCGTCGCCCAAGCCCGTGGTGGCCATGCGCGGCGACGACCGGCCCGGCATGAAGAAGGCCGAGCCCGCGCAGGCTGGTCGCGGCGGCCGCTTCGGCGACCGCCGGGGTGGCCCGGGCGGTGGCCGTGCACCCGACCCGTTCGGGCGCGACGCCGACCGTGGCCGGGGCCGCTTCGGCGACCGCGCCGCCGAGGACCGTGGCCCGCGCCTGGGTGACGTGGCGTTCCGCGCCCAGCGCGACGCGCTGGACCACGCGCAGCAGACCCTGCGCAAGCTCGCCGCGCAGGCGCACGGCGAGGCGCTGACGCAATTGCTGGCAGCCTGGGAGCAGCGGTCGGCCGAGCAGGTGCCCAGCCAGAGCGAACTGGGCCGTGCCGTGGCGCCGGCGGTGCGCGGCAGCTGGGTCAAGTCGCTGCAGGCGGCTCCGGCCGGCGAGCCGGGCGACGCCCTGCTGCGGCTGGAGATCGCGGCTGAGGCGCCCACCCCGGCCGACCAGATCGCCGCCCGGCGGCAGATGCAGTTGCTGCTGCTCACGCGGCGCAACGACCCGACGCCGGCGCAGACCTGGGGCGAGGACACCGCGCGCGTGCTGGCGTCGCCCTACGACGCCGGCGCCGCCCGCCGCCTGCAGAACGTCCTGAAGGTGCTGCTGAAGTGA